CTTGCAAAGCACACTAAATCTGTGCTAGAAGAGCTACAGCTAGAGGAGACTATTCCCGAGTATATAAGGTCTAGCTGCAGTCTTATGGGGAGGCTGGAGTCTCTAAGAGAGATACATTTCCCGAAAGACAGGGAGAAATTCAAGAGAGCCAGAGTGTCGCTGGCCTTTGAAGAGCTTATTGGACTTCAGCTGAGCTTGCTACTGCTGAAGTCGAGAAGGGAATCGCTCAGCGGATGCATATCTTTTTCCAAGACCGGACTCGAAGAGAAGTTCCTAGGGGCGCTTCCCTTCGAGCTTACAGATGCTCAGAAGCGCGTATCAGACGAGATAGAGCGGGATATGAAGAGGCACAGGCAGATGAACAGGCTGGTGCAGGGTGATGTAGGTTCAGGGAAAACCGTGGTCGGAGCATTGGCGCTTCTAAGAGCCGTGGGAAACGGATACCAGGGGGCTATGATGGCCCCGACCGAGATACTGGCAAAGCAGCATTTCAATAGTTTGAGCGCCATGACGGAAAAACTGGGAGTGAGGCTTGGACTGCTTGTCAGCAATATGAAAGCTTCAGAAAAGAGAGAGCTCTTAGAATCGGTCAGATCGGGAGAGATAGACATATTGGTGGGCACGCATGCGATAATAGAGGACTATCTGGAGTTTAGGAAGCTAGGCATAGTCATAACAGACGAACAGCATAGATTCGGAGTCAGCCAGAGAGCCAAGCTCTCGGGAAAAGGCGAAAGTCCAGACATACTAGTGATGACGGCAACTCCCATACCCAGGACGCTTGCCCTTATGCTCTACGGTGACCTGGAGATATCCATAATAGATGGACTTCCGCCCGGGCGAAAGGAGATAAAGACTTACGCCAGAGGAGAAGAAGCTAGAGACAAGGTATACGGCTTCGTAAGAGACCAGCTTTCGAGTGGGCGCCAGGCCTACGTCGTATGCCCCCTTGTGGAGGACTCGGAGCTGATGGACCTTAAATCGGCCGAATCGGTCTACGAAGAACTCAGTATAAAGTTTGGAGAGTTCAGAGTCGGGCTTCTCCATGGAAAGCAGAAGGCTTTGGAGAAAGACGAGATAATGACCGCTTTTAAAGCGGGAGATATAGATGTACTGGTTTCAACCACAGTTATAGAGGTAGGTGTAGATGTTCCCAACTCCAACATAATGGTGGTGGAGAATTCTGAGCGCTTCGGGCTTTCCCAGCTTCACCAGCTGAGAGGCAGGGTTGGCAGAGGAAAGCATCAGTCTTACTGCATACTTATAAACTGCGGAAAAGGCAAGACATCCAAGGAGAGAGCCAGCATAATGGAAGAAACCTCGGACGGCTTCGTAATCTCGGAGAAGGACTTGGAGCTGAGAGGTCCCGGAGAGTTTTTTGGAATAAAACAGCATGGGCTTCCGGAGCTCAGAATTGCCAAGCTTCCTAGAGACGTAGCCATACTCAGCAAGGTGCAGGAAGTGGCTTTATCCATAGTGGAGGAGGACCAGGAGCTTGCGCTTGAAAAGAACGTATTGCTGAAAAGCCATATAGAAAAATCCTTTTTGAGAGATAAGGATATAGCATTCAACTAGACAGTTTTGTTAATAAATTAATTAATATACAAAGTCCTGTTCTTTTGATATAATGACTTCGTTGAAATAAGCAGTATAGTTACTGCTTATTTTATTTGAAACCGTTATACTTAAAAAAGAATAACTAAGCCGGCCTAAGACAGCCGGCTTTTGAGCGGATTTCATTATACTTTTTAAAATATA
This is a stretch of genomic DNA from Andreesenia angusta. It encodes these proteins:
- the recG gene encoding ATP-dependent DNA helicase RecG, whose product is MYSLEDDILAVKGIGEKKAEKLKKLGISSVEDLINYLPRSYEDRSAISELKSSKEGEKINAVVELLENPRAQRLRGGKAIVKVLATDGTEKVYLSWFNQPYIAREISQGEKLKISGAVKRRGAMKEISNPIYTKNLESCDKVGSIVPVYPLTQGVGNQELAKHTKSVLEELQLEETIPEYIRSSCSLMGRLESLREIHFPKDREKFKRARVSLAFEELIGLQLSLLLLKSRRESLSGCISFSKTGLEEKFLGALPFELTDAQKRVSDEIERDMKRHRQMNRLVQGDVGSGKTVVGALALLRAVGNGYQGAMMAPTEILAKQHFNSLSAMTEKLGVRLGLLVSNMKASEKRELLESVRSGEIDILVGTHAIIEDYLEFRKLGIVITDEQHRFGVSQRAKLSGKGESPDILVMTATPIPRTLALMLYGDLEISIIDGLPPGRKEIKTYARGEEARDKVYGFVRDQLSSGRQAYVVCPLVEDSELMDLKSAESVYEELSIKFGEFRVGLLHGKQKALEKDEIMTAFKAGDIDVLVSTTVIEVGVDVPNSNIMVVENSERFGLSQLHQLRGRVGRGKHQSYCILINCGKGKTSKERASIMEETSDGFVISEKDLELRGPGEFFGIKQHGLPELRIAKLPRDVAILSKVQEVALSIVEEDQELALEKNVLLKSHIEKSFLRDKDIAFN